In Acaryochloris marina S15, a single genomic region encodes these proteins:
- the psbM gene encoding photosystem II reaction center protein PsbM has protein sequence MPVNDLGAIATALFVFIPCVFLILLYAQTASRGS, from the coding sequence ATGCCAGTTAATGATTTAGGTGCAATTGCTACCGCTTTATTCGTATTCATACCTTGTGTGTTTCTGATTCTTCTCTATGCTCAAACCGCTAGCCGGGGAAGCTAG
- a CDS encoding DUF4089 domain-containing protein codes for MSKLPASTSDGSDAFNSAYVTEVAKLLGLSIPSDQLPGVVESFEQIHRIAQPVLDFPLPDTLEAAPQFEP; via the coding sequence ATGTCAAAGCTTCCAGCTTCAACATCCGATGGTTCGGATGCTTTTAACTCAGCGTATGTGACCGAGGTGGCCAAGCTATTAGGGCTATCTATTCCCTCAGATCAGCTCCCAGGTGTGGTTGAGAGCTTTGAGCAGATTCACAGGATTGCTCAGCCTGTCCTAGACTTTCCTTTGCCCGATACCTTAGAGGCTGCGCCTCAGTTTGAACCATGA
- a CDS encoding polysaccharide biosynthesis/export family protein encodes MIRPLHSAALIAIAASITPISAEAQVSTSEVNPASEVLTVAQNTLTPDRNALVNQQAYVLGAGDEIQLTMFGQPELFTSNYRVLVDGTVSLPLIGRVPVTGRSLGQAEREISLRYTRLYRRPYVTMVLVKARTVTLAVTGEVRRPGTYPVESPNQIPTVTQLIQLAGGTSQSADLSQIQVRRPQLNGRDQYITVDLMKLLQQGDLSQNLELRDKDTVIIPATAEVDFTNSLLVSNASFSADRSEPINVAIIGQVYRPGPHTIRPGSADVQDAGTLGNSRAASSELPTVTQAIQTAGGIKPEADIRKVQILRRPHNGTQQEIDVDLWKLLKEGDLSQDIALQAGDTIVVPKAVGLTAAEITELSTISFAPATIDVNVVGEVKRPGVVKIQPNTPLNTAMLAAGGFDDSRANKSKVKLIRLNPNGTVTQREIKIDFEEPLNEEKNPALRNNDVIVVGRSGITRIGDGLRNVLSPITSGFGIFRLLF; translated from the coding sequence ATGATTAGGCCTCTTCATTCTGCAGCTCTAATTGCTATCGCAGCCTCTATAACGCCCATATCTGCTGAAGCTCAAGTATCCACTTCAGAAGTAAACCCAGCCTCAGAGGTTTTAACCGTTGCTCAAAACACTTTAACCCCTGACCGTAATGCCCTAGTTAATCAGCAAGCTTATGTATTAGGAGCTGGAGATGAAATTCAGCTCACAATGTTTGGGCAACCTGAGCTTTTTACCTCTAACTACCGAGTATTAGTAGATGGGACCGTCAGTCTCCCCCTCATTGGTCGGGTTCCTGTAACAGGTCGTTCCCTGGGTCAAGCTGAGCGAGAAATCTCTTTACGCTACACTCGCCTATACCGACGCCCCTACGTCACCATGGTTTTAGTGAAAGCCCGGACCGTCACCCTAGCCGTAACAGGCGAAGTCAGGCGTCCTGGAACCTACCCTGTTGAATCCCCTAATCAAATACCTACCGTTACTCAGCTGATTCAGCTGGCCGGAGGTACATCTCAGTCTGCAGACCTAAGTCAAATTCAAGTTAGACGTCCCCAACTCAATGGCAGGGACCAATACATCACTGTCGATCTCATGAAGCTACTACAACAAGGGGACTTAAGTCAAAACCTGGAGTTGCGAGACAAAGATACCGTTATCATTCCCGCCACAGCAGAAGTAGACTTTACCAACTCCTTACTGGTCAGTAATGCCAGCTTCTCTGCTGATCGGTCTGAACCTATAAACGTTGCTATTATTGGTCAAGTCTATCGGCCCGGTCCTCACACCATCCGTCCCGGCAGCGCCGATGTCCAGGACGCAGGCACCCTCGGCAATTCTAGAGCCGCCTCATCCGAACTTCCCACGGTCACCCAAGCCATTCAGACAGCAGGGGGGATTAAACCCGAAGCTGACATTCGCAAAGTTCAAATTCTCAGACGTCCTCACAATGGTACTCAGCAAGAAATTGATGTCGATCTGTGGAAACTCTTGAAAGAGGGCGATCTTTCTCAAGATATTGCACTACAGGCAGGAGATACGATTGTCGTTCCTAAAGCCGTAGGGTTGACAGCCGCTGAAATCACTGAACTCTCAACTATTAGCTTCGCCCCTGCAACCATTGACGTTAACGTCGTAGGTGAAGTAAAAAGACCTGGAGTTGTCAAAATTCAACCGAATACCCCCCTCAATACAGCAATGCTGGCTGCTGGTGGTTTCGATGACAGCAGAGCAAACAAGAGTAAAGTCAAGCTAATTCGCCTGAATCCCAATGGGACAGTCACTCAAAGGGAAATAAAGATTGACTTTGAAGAGCCTCTTAATGAGGAGAAGAATCCTGCATTAAGGAACAATGATGTCATCGTTGTTGGTCGCTCCGGTATCACTAGAATTGGTGATGGTCTCCGAAATGTACTCTCCCCAATCACCAGTGGCTTCGGTATCTTCCGACTCCTATTCTAA
- a CDS encoding valine--pyruvate transaminase, translating into MPLTLSQIGNQMSALTGVRAIMKDIIETLRANPNEAFINLSAGNPVILPEVEQLWRDCTAQLLESPDYGEVVCRYGTSQGYQPLVEAIQKDFNQRYGLTLSDRQILITPGSQALYFLAANAFGGITETGQLKNIVLPLSPDYTGYGGICLTPEALKAYQPTLEIDETAHRFKYRPDFDQLHFDENTGCIIFSRPCNPTGNVLSEAEVQQIADLAAPFDIPVLIDSAYGPPYPSLNYTDIAPILGNNVVHCMSLSKAGLPGERVGIAIGDERIIQTLEAFQTNVCIHSGRYGQAIAAQAIQSGALADISVQVIRPYYQAKLALLQSVLDQQMPSTLPWFLHLGEGAIFAWLWLNELPMSDWQLYQQLKQVGVIVVPGHSFFPGLSQDWPHKYQCLRISLTATDEEITIAMQRLVQVIETVYQT; encoded by the coding sequence ATGCCTCTAACGCTTTCTCAAATTGGCAATCAGATGTCTGCTTTGACGGGTGTTCGCGCCATCATGAAAGACATCATCGAAACCTTGAGAGCCAATCCGAATGAAGCTTTTATCAATCTCAGTGCAGGTAACCCTGTCATCCTGCCTGAAGTCGAACAGCTATGGCGGGACTGCACAGCCCAATTGTTAGAGAGTCCTGATTATGGTGAAGTCGTCTGTCGATATGGCACTAGCCAGGGCTATCAGCCCTTAGTAGAGGCGATTCAAAAAGATTTTAATCAGCGTTATGGCTTAACCCTTAGCGATCGCCAAATCCTGATTACGCCAGGAAGCCAAGCCCTATATTTCCTAGCTGCTAATGCCTTTGGAGGGATAACTGAAACAGGTCAGCTCAAAAACATTGTGTTGCCCCTATCGCCGGACTATACCGGATATGGTGGCATTTGCCTGACTCCAGAAGCCTTAAAAGCTTATCAACCGACCTTAGAAATTGATGAAACGGCGCATCGGTTTAAATACAGACCGGATTTTGATCAGCTCCACTTCGATGAAAACACAGGCTGTATTATTTTTTCTCGGCCCTGTAACCCCACAGGCAACGTCCTGAGCGAAGCGGAAGTCCAACAAATTGCCGATCTGGCCGCCCCTTTTGATATTCCAGTGTTAATCGATTCGGCCTATGGGCCACCCTATCCCAGCCTGAATTACACCGACATAGCCCCCATTCTGGGAAATAATGTAGTCCATTGTATGAGTTTGTCTAAAGCAGGCTTACCTGGAGAACGGGTTGGTATTGCGATTGGAGATGAGCGTATCATTCAAACCTTAGAAGCCTTCCAAACCAATGTCTGTATTCATTCTGGACGATACGGACAAGCGATCGCAGCCCAAGCCATTCAATCCGGTGCCTTAGCCGATATATCAGTCCAGGTGATCCGTCCTTACTATCAAGCCAAGCTAGCTCTCCTCCAATCCGTCCTCGACCAACAGATGCCCTCGACCCTGCCCTGGTTTTTACATCTAGGTGAAGGGGCTATCTTTGCCTGGTTATGGCTCAATGAATTGCCGATGTCCGACTGGCAGCTCTATCAACAGCTCAAACAAGTAGGAGTCATTGTTGTTCCCGGCCACTCCTTCTTCCCCGGTTTATCGCAAGATTGGCCCCACAAATATCAATGTCTACGCATTAGTCTGACGGCAACTGACGAAGAAATTACCATTGCTATGCAGCGACTCGTTCAAGTTATCGAAACAGTGTATCAAACCTAA
- a CDS encoding 2Fe-2S iron-sulfur cluster-binding protein — protein sequence MSSILFVNESQEIDVSEEDDLRSVALDNKIDLYTFKGKLMNCGGYGQCGTCLIEVVEGMENLSPRTSVENAKLKRKPETYRLACQTLVLGSASIKTKPS from the coding sequence ATGTCCAGCATTCTGTTTGTTAATGAAAGCCAAGAAATAGATGTTTCAGAAGAAGACGATCTACGCTCAGTGGCGCTGGATAACAAGATTGACCTCTACACGTTTAAGGGTAAGTTAATGAACTGCGGAGGCTATGGCCAATGCGGGACATGTCTTATTGAGGTTGTTGAGGGTATGGAGAACCTTTCTCCTCGTACGTCCGTAGAAAATGCCAAGCTCAAGAGAAAACCTGAGACCTATCGTTTGGCTTGTCAAACTTTGGTGCTGGGGTCTGCCTCCATTAAAACGAAGCCTTCGTAG
- a CDS encoding RNA-binding protein: MTIYIGNLSYQATENDVREVFNEYGTVKRVVLPVDRETGRMRGFAFVEMTEDNEEETAIADLDGAEWMGRQLKVNKAKPRER, translated from the coding sequence ATGACCATTTATATTGGCAATCTGTCTTACCAAGCCACTGAAAACGATGTTCGCGAAGTTTTTAATGAGTATGGCACTGTTAAGCGAGTTGTACTCCCAGTAGATCGTGAAACAGGCCGAATGCGAGGTTTTGCTTTCGTGGAAATGACAGAAGATAATGAAGAAGAAACAGCGATTGCTGATTTAGATGGTGCTGAGTGGATGGGACGGCAGCTGAAAGTCAATAAAGCTAAGCCTCGCGAGCGATAA
- a CDS encoding serine/threonine protein kinase: MDSTGLTAVSVAEILQSPHQRLLAYPGDVVGCDRISELADLGVTAIYDWGPKQVQSWHCLGLGYCGLVLLVQCQGQQIALKVRRTDASHASLAQEASMLTLANTQQVGPQLLGHSPNFLLMDYVMGQPLLAWLQGTHSWTRATLQSHLTQLLWQAFQLDQVGLDHGNLRCVTAHSIVTSQGPVLLDFSSASTTRRPANVTTLTQGLFWGTTIAPLLVPHWFHPDIQPCIERLRRYKHHPTTESFQRLLDLLFDR, encoded by the coding sequence GTGGACTCGACTGGATTAACTGCGGTCTCTGTAGCCGAAATCCTGCAATCCCCTCACCAGAGGCTGCTGGCCTATCCGGGGGATGTAGTGGGTTGCGATCGCATCTCCGAATTGGCAGATCTGGGCGTCACGGCAATTTATGACTGGGGACCCAAGCAAGTTCAAAGCTGGCACTGCCTAGGATTAGGCTATTGCGGGTTAGTTTTGCTAGTCCAGTGCCAAGGGCAGCAGATCGCCCTGAAGGTTCGACGCACAGATGCATCCCATGCCTCATTGGCTCAAGAAGCCTCTATGTTGACTCTTGCCAATACTCAACAAGTCGGTCCTCAACTCCTGGGCCACAGCCCCAATTTTTTACTAATGGACTATGTAATGGGGCAACCATTGTTGGCTTGGCTGCAAGGGACCCATTCCTGGACTCGTGCGACCCTGCAATCCCATTTAACCCAACTCCTCTGGCAAGCCTTTCAGCTGGATCAAGTAGGCTTAGATCATGGCAATCTTCGGTGTGTAACGGCACATAGTATTGTGACAAGCCAAGGTCCTGTATTACTGGATTTCAGCAGTGCCAGTACAACACGTCGACCGGCTAATGTAACGACTTTGACTCAGGGCTTGTTTTGGGGAACCACCATTGCACCGCTACTCGTTCCCCATTGGTTCCACCCCGATATACAACCCTGTATTGAGAGGCTGCGACGCTATAAGCACCATCCAACGACAGAAAGTTTTCAGAGATTGCTAGATTTACTGTTTGATCGTTGA
- a CDS encoding photosystem II reaction center protein T, whose translation MEVIAYVFILACLIGLFFFAVFFREKPTRI comes from the coding sequence ATGGAAGTTATTGCTTACGTATTTATTCTTGCCTGTCTAATCGGGTTATTTTTCTTCGCAGTCTTTTTCCGCGAAAAGCCCACTCGAATCTAG
- the psbB gene encoding photosystem II chlorophyll-binding protein CP47 has product MGLPWYRVHTVVLNDPGRLLSVHLMHTALVSGWAGSMALYELAKYDPSDPVLNPMWRQGTFVMPVMTRIGVTHSWSGWTVTGEPWVSQPGILGAHLNFFSYEGVILMHILAAGLFFLAAVWHWINWDLDIYYPDGSSEPASDWPKIFGLHLLTLGIVCFGFGSLHLTGILGPGMWVSDPYGLTGHVQGVSPDWRPFAFDPYNPTGLVTHHISAGIALIIGGIFHTVSRPSERLYNALSMGNVETVLSSSVAFVAAAAFVMVGTMWYGSATTPIELFGPTRYQWDSGYFQTEIQRRVQSGQTWDQIPEKLVFYDYIGNSPAKGGLFRTGAMNSGDGLARSWEGHPTFTDSEGRELFVRRMPNFFETFPVILTDKDGVIRADIPFRRAESRYSFEQKGVTVSFEGGTLNGQTFTDAPSVKKYARKAQLGEPFEFDRETLGSDGVFRTSTRGWFAFSHSCYALLFFFGHWWHGARTIFKDVFEGVDPNLPEEQVEWGVFQKVGDTSTRA; this is encoded by the coding sequence ATGGGACTACCCTGGTACCGAGTACACACAGTCGTCCTGAATGATCCAGGACGGCTGCTATCTGTGCATTTAATGCACACTGCCCTGGTAAGCGGCTGGGCAGGCTCCATGGCACTCTACGAGTTGGCCAAGTACGATCCAAGCGATCCAGTTTTAAACCCCATGTGGCGTCAAGGCACGTTCGTCATGCCTGTGATGACTCGCATTGGTGTCACTCACTCTTGGAGTGGCTGGACAGTTACTGGTGAGCCTTGGGTTTCACAGCCAGGAATTTTAGGCGCACACCTAAACTTCTTTAGTTATGAGGGTGTCATCCTCATGCATATCCTGGCTGCAGGTTTGTTTTTCTTAGCTGCCGTATGGCACTGGATTAACTGGGATTTAGACATCTACTATCCCGATGGTTCTTCCGAGCCAGCTAGCGATTGGCCTAAAATTTTCGGCCTTCACTTGCTGACATTAGGAATTGTTTGTTTCGGCTTTGGATCTCTTCACTTAACTGGCATCTTAGGCCCAGGTATGTGGGTTTCGGATCCTTATGGCCTCACAGGTCATGTGCAAGGGGTTAGCCCAGATTGGCGACCATTTGCCTTTGACCCGTACAATCCCACAGGTTTGGTCACTCACCATATCTCTGCAGGGATTGCCTTGATTATTGGTGGTATTTTCCATACTGTTTCTCGTCCTTCTGAGCGCCTTTATAACGCGCTTAGCATGGGTAACGTTGAAACCGTACTATCCAGTTCTGTTGCCTTTGTAGCTGCTGCTGCATTCGTAATGGTTGGAACCATGTGGTATGGAAGTGCAACTACTCCAATCGAGTTGTTTGGTCCTACTCGTTATCAATGGGATAGCGGCTACTTCCAAACTGAAATCCAGCGCCGTGTGCAGTCTGGACAAACTTGGGATCAAATCCCTGAAAAGCTTGTTTTCTACGATTACATCGGTAATAGCCCTGCTAAAGGTGGTTTATTCCGCACAGGTGCTATGAACAGTGGTGACGGTCTCGCCCGTTCTTGGGAAGGTCATCCTACTTTTACTGATTCTGAAGGTCGTGAGTTGTTCGTGCGTCGCATGCCCAACTTCTTCGAAACTTTCCCAGTTATCTTGACTGACAAAGATGGCGTTATCCGCGCTGACATTCCTTTCCGACGAGCTGAATCTCGATACAGCTTTGAGCAGAAAGGCGTAACAGTCTCTTTTGAAGGTGGTACTCTAAACGGTCAAACCTTCACCGATGCTCCTTCTGTTAAGAAGTATGCTCGTAAAGCCCAACTGGGTGAGCCTTTCGAGTTCGATCGTGAGACTCTTGGCTCTGATGGCGTTTTCCGAACCAGCACTCGTGGTTGGTTTGCATTCAGCCACTCTTGCTACGCACTACTCTTCTTCTTCGGCCACTGGTGGCATGGCGCTCGTACCATCTTCAAGGATGTGTTCGAGGGTGTTGATCCTAACCTGCCTGAAGAGCAAGTGGAATGGGGTGTCTTCCAGAAAGTTGGTGACACATCCACCCGTGCTTAG
- a CDS encoding GNAT family N-acetyltransferase codes for MDSPRFQVADDSHIAVLLPLVRACHDFEQIVLSPQQRRDALLPLLGPDSQFGRIWLIFTSQKVVGYVALCFGYSIELGGRDAFIDELFIIEEARGQGFGRQTLEFVIHQSASLKIAALHLEVARTNDRAKRLYLQAGFAARDRYHLMTFKVASN; via the coding sequence ATGGATAGCCCTCGCTTCCAAGTGGCAGATGACTCTCATATTGCAGTCTTACTGCCGTTAGTGCGGGCTTGCCACGACTTTGAACAGATTGTTCTATCGCCACAACAACGGCGTGATGCTTTATTGCCTTTGCTCGGTCCTGATTCTCAATTTGGACGAATCTGGTTAATCTTCACCTCCCAAAAAGTGGTGGGGTACGTTGCCCTGTGTTTTGGCTACAGCATTGAGTTGGGAGGCCGCGATGCATTTATTGATGAGCTATTTATTATCGAGGAAGCGCGGGGGCAAGGGTTCGGTAGACAAACTTTAGAGTTTGTAATCCACCAGTCTGCCAGTCTCAAGATTGCCGCATTGCACTTAGAAGTTGCCCGCACTAATGACAGAGCGAAACGACTTTACTTACAGGCAGGGTTTGCAGCCAGAGATCGCTATCATCTAATGACGTTCAAGGTGGCGTCGAATTAA
- the glgA gene encoding glycogen synthase GlgA, which translates to MRILFVSAEVAPFAKVGGMADVVGALPAVLKRMGHDVRIFMPYYGFLPDKITIPKEPVWSGSAMFEDFTVFETVLSQGDVPLYLFQHSTFSPRHIYGGENEDWRFTFFANGAAEFCWNYWKPDIVHCHDWHTGMIPVWMHQSPDISSVFTIHNLGYQGPWRWRLEQMTWCPWYMQGHNTLAAAVQFADQVNTVSPTYAQQIQTTAYGETLEGLMSFISGKLVGILNGIDVQSFDPKTDKYITQNYSVTSLDKRRANKIALQEELGLEVNSGAFVVGMIARLVEQKGLDLVIQVLERFMAYTDAQFVLLGTGDRYYETQLWQIASKFNGRMSTQLLYNPSLSRRVYAGADAFLMPSRYEPCGISQMLALRYGCVPIVRRTGGLVDTVVHHDPNEQTGTGYCFDRYEPLDLYTCMIRAWEGFHYHDAWQALQQRGMKVDFSWAKSAKEYNEMYQQILGLPSKAVS; encoded by the coding sequence ATGCGCATCCTTTTCGTTTCAGCAGAAGTTGCTCCATTTGCCAAAGTGGGTGGCATGGCAGATGTGGTTGGTGCACTTCCTGCTGTCCTGAAACGGATGGGGCACGATGTGCGCATATTTATGCCTTACTACGGTTTCCTCCCAGATAAAATTACGATTCCCAAGGAACCGGTGTGGTCAGGGTCAGCCATGTTCGAAGACTTCACCGTCTTTGAAACAGTGTTATCTCAAGGAGACGTTCCGCTATATTTATTCCAACATTCAACCTTTTCTCCCCGCCATATCTACGGTGGGGAGAATGAAGACTGGCGCTTTACCTTCTTTGCCAACGGGGCCGCTGAATTTTGTTGGAATTATTGGAAGCCTGATATTGTCCACTGCCATGATTGGCATACCGGAATGATACCGGTTTGGATGCATCAATCTCCAGATATATCGAGCGTATTTACCATTCACAACCTAGGGTATCAAGGTCCTTGGCGATGGCGATTAGAACAGATGACTTGGTGTCCATGGTATATGCAGGGACATAACACCTTGGCTGCAGCCGTCCAATTTGCAGATCAAGTGAATACAGTCTCTCCAACCTATGCCCAACAGATTCAGACCACTGCTTATGGAGAAACCCTAGAAGGACTCATGTCCTTCATCAGCGGGAAGCTCGTGGGCATTTTAAACGGAATCGATGTTCAGTCCTTTGACCCAAAAACTGACAAATACATTACCCAAAACTACTCAGTTACCTCTTTAGATAAACGGCGAGCCAATAAGATTGCGTTGCAAGAAGAGTTGGGTTTAGAGGTTAATTCAGGCGCATTTGTAGTAGGAATGATTGCCCGTTTAGTCGAGCAAAAAGGCTTAGATCTAGTCATTCAGGTTCTAGAACGGTTTATGGCTTATACAGATGCACAATTTGTGCTATTGGGAACCGGCGATCGCTACTATGAAACCCAACTATGGCAAATTGCCTCGAAATTTAATGGTCGGATGTCTACGCAGCTCCTCTACAATCCGTCGTTATCTAGGCGAGTATACGCCGGAGCCGATGCATTTCTAATGCCCAGTCGCTACGAGCCTTGCGGCATCAGCCAAATGCTAGCACTTCGGTATGGATGTGTTCCTATCGTCCGTCGCACAGGCGGATTAGTAGACACAGTTGTGCACCACGATCCAAATGAGCAAACAGGCACAGGCTATTGTTTTGATCGGTATGAACCGCTCGATCTATATACCTGTATGATTCGGGCCTGGGAAGGGTTTCATTATCATGATGCTTGGCAAGCACTGCAACAACGAGGAATGAAAGTTGATTTTAGCTGGGCTAAATCTGCAAAAGAATACAATGAGATGTATCAGCAGATATTAGGACTCCCCTCTAAAGCCGTCTCTTAA
- the rimM gene encoding ribosome maturation factor RimM (Essential for efficient processing of 16S rRNA) translates to MSDALSPDLPVDETAEEWLEVGTIVGAHGLNGEVKVFPDSDFPERFIQPGPRWLATPTHSSPPEEIQLLKGRLLESKGLYVVKLANVNFRDQSEALKGTKILVRSNDRPILAEGEYYLSDLIGVTVVDHQTQTVVGSVVSIASAGNDLLEVQLAGTTETILLPFVSALVPIVDIASKRIEITPPKGLIPE, encoded by the coding sequence GTGAGTGACGCCCTTTCCCCAGATCTACCAGTGGATGAGACTGCAGAAGAATGGTTAGAAGTTGGCACCATCGTCGGTGCCCATGGATTAAATGGTGAGGTTAAAGTTTTCCCAGATTCAGATTTCCCTGAGCGCTTTATCCAGCCGGGACCCCGTTGGCTAGCCACCCCGACTCATTCATCGCCTCCTGAAGAAATTCAACTTCTCAAAGGACGTCTTCTTGAAAGTAAAGGACTGTACGTGGTGAAGTTGGCCAATGTCAACTTTAGAGATCAATCCGAAGCTTTAAAAGGAACCAAAATTTTAGTTCGAAGTAATGATCGCCCCATCTTGGCAGAGGGCGAATACTATCTGTCTGATTTGATTGGGGTAACGGTTGTTGATCATCAAACGCAAACAGTAGTAGGTTCAGTCGTTAGCATTGCCAGTGCAGGTAATGATCTACTTGAAGTCCAACTCGCTGGTACTACCGAGACGATACTGCTGCCATTTGTCTCAGCTCTAGTCCCTATCGTTGATATAGCAAGTAAACGAATAGAAATCACTCCCCCTAAAGGATTGATTCCCGAATAA
- a CDS encoding AtzE family amidohydrolase, whose protein sequence is MSLTAAQIAHQVKTKERSATSVVKAALTQISNQENHNCFTTLLGSSALTAAETLDRQLAAGETVGPLAGVPFAVKNLFDIAGTVTLAGSKINQSHTPATQDSTAVARLKAAGAILVGALNMDEYAYGFVTLNHHYGVTPNPHDPSRMSGGSSGGSAASVAAGLVPLTLGSDTNGSIRVPASLCGVYGFKPTYGRLSRAGAYLFSSSLDHIGPFARSVEDIALAFEVLQGPDSRDPICTDRPPIAPDLSGDMTGIRVAMATGRSKTIATEYFSQGMTATVAQALEKVSSALQVTQTVTLPESARARAAAYLITASEGSQLHLQRLQTRLQDFDPATRDRFVAGAMMPNSWYLQAQRFRRWYRDQVREIFKTVDLIIAPTTPCPAPLIDQTTMELDGQTVPIRPHLGHYTQPLSFIGLPVLSVPIFLPDQLPVGIQLIARPYDENTIFKAAVALEKLGVTEAKVASSIG, encoded by the coding sequence ATGAGTTTGACGGCGGCCCAAATTGCCCACCAGGTCAAAACTAAAGAGCGCTCGGCAACGTCTGTCGTTAAGGCAGCATTGACGCAAATTTCTAACCAAGAGAATCACAATTGTTTCACCACACTCCTAGGTTCATCTGCCTTAACCGCAGCAGAAACCCTTGATCGTCAGCTGGCTGCAGGAGAAACCGTAGGCCCTCTAGCAGGGGTGCCCTTTGCAGTTAAAAACCTGTTTGATATTGCTGGAACCGTCACCTTGGCCGGGTCCAAAATTAATCAAAGTCATACACCCGCTACCCAAGATTCAACCGCTGTAGCCCGACTAAAAGCTGCAGGTGCAATTCTAGTAGGGGCACTAAATATGGATGAATATGCCTATGGCTTTGTCACTCTCAATCATCACTATGGTGTCACCCCCAATCCCCACGATCCGTCTCGAATGTCCGGTGGCTCCTCTGGTGGATCGGCGGCATCTGTAGCGGCTGGTCTCGTGCCGCTGACCTTAGGTTCAGATACGAATGGCTCGATTCGGGTGCCAGCGTCGCTCTGTGGGGTCTATGGTTTCAAACCCACCTATGGTCGTCTGTCTCGGGCAGGAGCCTATTTGTTCTCTAGCAGTTTGGATCATATTGGTCCCTTTGCCCGCTCTGTGGAAGATATTGCCCTAGCCTTTGAGGTGCTTCAAGGGCCGGACTCTCGTGACCCCATTTGTACGGATCGTCCACCGATTGCACCTGATTTATCCGGGGATATGACCGGGATACGAGTTGCGATGGCCACAGGCCGGTCGAAGACCATCGCAACCGAGTATTTCTCCCAAGGTATGACTGCCACTGTGGCCCAAGCCCTAGAAAAAGTATCGTCCGCATTACAAGTCACTCAGACTGTGACCTTACCTGAATCGGCTCGGGCCAGGGCCGCCGCTTACCTAATTACCGCCAGCGAAGGCAGCCAGCTCCACTTGCAGCGATTACAAACCCGCCTACAGGATTTTGACCCTGCCACCCGCGATCGCTTTGTCGCCGGAGCGATGATGCCCAATAGCTGGTACCTCCAAGCCCAGCGTTTTCGCCGTTGGTATCGTGATCAGGTTCGAGAGATTTTCAAGACTGTAGATCTGATTATTGCTCCTACGACTCCTTGCCCTGCCCCCTTGATCGATCAAACGACAATGGAACTAGACGGACAAACAGTACCCATTCGTCCTCATCTTGGCCATTACACCCAACCCCTCTCTTTTATTGGCTTGCCCGTGCTCTCAGTGCCGATCTTCCTGCCAGATCAACTGCCCGTTGGTATCCAGCTGATCGCCCGTCCCTACGATGAGAACACGATTTTTAAAGCGGCTGTGGCTTTAGAAAAACTGGGGGTTACGGAAGCTAAGGTCGCGAGTTCCATCGGATAG